In a genomic window of Paramicrobacterium chengjingii:
- a CDS encoding phospho-sugar mutase — protein sequence MAENAHDPIIDTAKAWLAQDPDEITRVELDTLVRDADAGSEIALDELHSRFDSRLSFGTAGLRGRIGAGSARMNRVLVSQAAVGLAAFLRSREASPTVVIGYDGRTNSDVFARDTAELMAGAGVRAILLPRLLPTPVLAFAVRHLGASAGVMVTASHNPPQDNGYKVYLGGDDDGSQIVPPVDGEIAEQIERVAREENVLELPRNAEFETADESVVDAYVAATAALLPRGAEKLSVVYTAMHGVGWRTFSSVIEAAGYSGIASVPEQQEPDADFPTVSFPNPEEPGALDLSFALAREVGAELIIANDPDADRLSIAIPDVESAEGYRQLTGNEVGWLLGWDAARKAAASNLDDAALACTIVSSPALGAVAKKYGLNFVETLTGFKWVSRVPGLVFGYEEAIGYLVNPDAVKDKDGISAGVAFLAMAAEGKAEDVSVAQMLDGFTETFGFFASDQLSVRVTDLSLISAIMSELRENAPSTIGGVSISSVDDLLDCSGDLPPTDALRFSLDDGSRVMARPSGTEPKLKYYIDVAAPAEQAEHARGVLTSIRDDLDAFSKRIAER from the coding sequence ATGGCTGAGAACGCACACGACCCCATCATCGACACGGCCAAGGCGTGGCTTGCCCAAGATCCAGACGAGATCACGCGCGTCGAACTCGACACGTTGGTTCGGGATGCTGACGCGGGAAGCGAGATCGCCCTCGACGAGCTTCACTCCCGTTTCGATTCCCGGCTCTCCTTCGGCACAGCAGGGCTTCGCGGCCGCATCGGGGCCGGATCGGCTCGCATGAACCGCGTTCTCGTTTCACAAGCCGCCGTCGGACTCGCAGCGTTCCTGCGATCCCGCGAGGCATCCCCCACCGTTGTGATCGGCTACGACGGTCGCACAAACTCCGATGTCTTCGCTCGCGATACTGCGGAGCTCATGGCGGGCGCTGGTGTTCGTGCCATTCTTCTGCCGCGGCTTCTGCCCACGCCCGTTCTCGCCTTCGCCGTGCGCCACCTCGGGGCATCCGCCGGCGTGATGGTGACGGCGAGTCACAACCCACCTCAAGACAACGGCTACAAGGTGTATCTCGGCGGTGACGACGACGGATCGCAGATCGTGCCGCCCGTGGATGGCGAGATCGCAGAGCAGATCGAACGCGTCGCCCGCGAAGAGAACGTTCTCGAGCTGCCCCGCAACGCGGAGTTCGAAACGGCAGACGAGTCCGTCGTCGATGCGTATGTGGCGGCAACGGCTGCCCTACTCCCCCGCGGCGCAGAGAAGCTCAGCGTCGTCTATACGGCGATGCACGGCGTAGGCTGGCGCACGTTCTCGAGCGTCATCGAGGCGGCCGGCTACTCCGGAATCGCGTCGGTTCCCGAGCAGCAGGAGCCCGACGCTGACTTTCCGACGGTGTCGTTCCCCAACCCGGAGGAACCCGGCGCACTCGACCTCTCGTTTGCGCTCGCCCGCGAGGTCGGTGCAGAGCTCATCATTGCCAACGATCCCGATGCCGACCGCTTGTCGATCGCGATTCCCGACGTAGAGAGTGCTGAGGGGTACCGTCAGCTCACCGGCAACGAGGTGGGGTGGCTTCTCGGCTGGGATGCTGCCCGCAAGGCGGCGGCCTCCAACCTCGACGACGCTGCACTCGCGTGCACGATCGTGTCGTCGCCCGCGTTGGGTGCGGTGGCAAAGAAATACGGGCTGAACTTCGTCGAGACGCTCACGGGATTCAAGTGGGTTTCACGCGTTCCCGGTCTCGTGTTCGGGTATGAGGAGGCCATCGGGTACCTTGTGAATCCGGATGCTGTCAAAGACAAAGACGGCATCTCTGCCGGCGTCGCTTTTCTCGCCATGGCTGCCGAAGGAAAGGCAGAGGATGTGAGCGTCGCGCAGATGCTCGATGGCTTCACTGAGACGTTCGGCTTCTTCGCGAGCGACCAGCTGTCTGTGCGCGTCACCGATCTCTCGCTCATCTCGGCGATCATGTCCGAACTGCGCGAGAACGCACCGTCGACGATCGGTGGCGTCTCGATTTCGAGTGTCGACGACCTGCTCGATTGCTCGGGCGATCTCCCTCCGACCGACGCGCTGCGCTTCTCCCTCGACGACGGTTCGCGCGTGATGGCACGCCCGAGCGGAACCGAACCGAAGCTCAAGTACTACATCGACGTCGCTGCCCCCGCCGAGCAGGCTGAGCACGCACGAGGTGTGCTCACCAGCATCCGCGACGATCTTGACGCGTTCTCGAAGCGAATCGCCGAGCGCTGA
- a CDS encoding ROK family transcriptional regulator has translation MSTFGFPALMANDHRVLRLLRDNGPQSRAALSVATGLSPTTITKIVAPLLDFGLLTEDSADTPARVGRPATKLRLNPSAIAVVGAHIGVGEVTVGIADGAANMRLQRSIRFDVSSSPSEVLELLADAIDAELRVWHGPAVIGVGVAVPGSADIRHRTNVLSINLDWHDVPIADHLELRLRLPVVVEHNVRAMALADQRYGRPSELNLAYVYAQTGTGLGMVLNGEPFYSGAHGVSSLGHLRVDPSGRTCSCGSRGCVETVVSDAFLQEAVGASDGPDVGSSLLHVLEDRARDGDLSARSALTELVEYLGLGLASVINLMGPRTIVMGGFLAEASSSFLSELAANVDSEIFPLLIDSYTFALPTFRDSEGGSAGSATALEYLLFTPKRAT, from the coding sequence ATGAGCACTTTCGGATTTCCTGCACTCATGGCTAACGACCACCGGGTGCTGCGGTTGTTGCGCGACAACGGTCCGCAGTCGAGGGCGGCACTTTCTGTCGCTACAGGTTTGTCCCCGACAACGATCACAAAGATCGTGGCTCCTCTTCTTGACTTCGGTCTCCTGACCGAGGATTCAGCCGACACTCCTGCTCGAGTGGGCCGGCCAGCGACGAAACTCAGGCTTAATCCGAGCGCAATTGCGGTGGTTGGCGCGCATATCGGCGTCGGAGAGGTCACAGTGGGAATCGCTGATGGTGCAGCGAACATGAGGCTCCAAAGGTCGATTCGATTCGATGTTTCGTCTTCTCCTTCTGAGGTACTTGAACTGCTCGCCGATGCGATTGACGCCGAACTGCGTGTTTGGCATGGCCCAGCAGTAATCGGTGTGGGAGTCGCGGTGCCTGGTTCGGCCGATATTCGTCATCGAACCAATGTTCTTTCCATCAACCTTGATTGGCACGACGTGCCTATTGCCGACCACCTGGAATTGCGACTTCGATTGCCTGTCGTGGTTGAACACAACGTGCGTGCGATGGCTCTTGCTGACCAACGGTACGGTCGACCGAGTGAGCTCAACCTCGCGTACGTTTACGCGCAGACCGGGACTGGGCTGGGAATGGTTCTGAACGGCGAACCGTTTTATAGCGGAGCGCACGGAGTGAGCTCACTTGGTCATCTGCGAGTAGACCCGAGCGGAAGAACCTGCTCCTGTGGCTCGCGTGGATGCGTCGAGACTGTCGTCTCCGACGCCTTTTTGCAGGAGGCAGTGGGCGCTTCTGACGGACCAGACGTGGGATCGTCTCTACTGCACGTCCTCGAGGATCGCGCGCGCGACGGCGACCTGTCGGCAAGGTCAGCGTTGACCGAGCTCGTGGAGTACCTAGGTCTTGGCTTGGCGAGCGTCATCAACCTCATGGGACCGCGAACAATCGTCATGGGCGGATTCTTGGCTGAGGCGTCGTCGTCTTTCCTGTCTGAGCTAGCTGCCAATGTCGATAGTGAGATATTTCCTCTGCTCATTGACAGCTATACATTTGCGCTGCCGACGTTCAGAGACTCTGAAGGGGGGAGCGCCGGATCCGCGACTGCCTTGGAGTATCTCTTATTTACACCAAAGCGAGCAACGTGA
- a CDS encoding purine-nucleoside phosphorylase produces the protein MPEMHTNPLDAATADPFEVAQLAADDIARTTGVDHHDIALTLGSGWGKAADLIGETTATVPATEITGFSKPALDGHVGTIRSILLLSGKRALVIGARTHYYEGHGVRRVVHSVRTAAAAGAKTMILTNGAGGIKKHWTPGTPVLINDHINLTSDSPLEGATFVDLTDLYAKRLRDIAHSVDPSLDEGVYCQFRGPHYETPAEVQMAKTLGGHILGMSTALEAIAARQAGMEVLGMSLITNLAAGIQATPLSHEEVIEAGRAAEAAISSLLARIVTEL, from the coding sequence ATGCCAGAGATGCACACAAACCCGCTGGATGCTGCCACAGCTGACCCGTTCGAGGTCGCACAGCTCGCCGCGGACGATATCGCCAGAACCACGGGCGTCGATCACCACGACATTGCGCTCACGCTCGGCTCCGGCTGGGGCAAGGCCGCCGATCTCATCGGAGAGACGACGGCGACGGTGCCCGCGACAGAGATCACCGGATTCTCGAAGCCAGCGCTCGACGGACACGTGGGCACGATCCGCTCCATTCTGCTGCTGAGTGGCAAACGAGCTCTGGTGATCGGTGCTCGCACGCACTATTACGAAGGACACGGCGTTCGCCGCGTCGTCCATTCGGTGCGCACGGCCGCCGCCGCGGGCGCCAAGACGATGATCCTCACCAATGGCGCAGGCGGCATCAAGAAGCATTGGACGCCCGGGACCCCCGTGCTGATCAACGACCACATCAACCTCACGTCAGACTCCCCGCTCGAGGGCGCGACCTTCGTCGACCTGACAGACCTCTATGCGAAACGTCTGCGCGACATCGCCCACAGCGTCGATCCGTCACTCGACGAAGGCGTTTACTGCCAGTTCCGCGGCCCGCACTATGAGACACCGGCCGAGGTGCAGATGGCGAAGACGCTCGGCGGACACATCCTCGGAATGTCGACGGCCCTCGAGGCCATCGCCGCCCGCCAGGCTGGAATGGAAGTGCTGGGCATGTCGCTCATCACGAACCTCGCCGCCGGCATTCAGGCAACGCCTTTGAGCCATGAAGAGGTGATCGAAGCCGGTCGCGCCGCAGAGGCTGCGATCAGCTCCCTTCTTGCACGAATCGTCACGGAGCTGTAA